The Vespula pensylvanica isolate Volc-1 chromosome 24, ASM1446617v1, whole genome shotgun sequence genome includes the window GTAACAAGTCAGTGACACAAGTTTACATGTAGCAGCACAGACACACAAAAcagtatcttttttctacatcATAAGGAACACAcgcgaatttattttctgattATTATAGTGTTAATGTAGGTGGGGCTACGAAGCTATGTCTGACATAAGTTGAGCAAGTAAAGCTGGCTCTAAAAGTCCATGCGTTTGTCCCATTCTTTCTAAATTACGAACATCTTTGTCCACTGCTTCTAAAGCTCGTTCcaattcttcttcctcctctcttgaTGGTTCATATTCACCATTTCTACTTtctaaaaaagttatatatgaacatttaattaaatatttattaaactataCAAAATGACACTAATAGTTCTCCCATGATTGTTTGCCTGCtgtttttatgatatataaaattaagtaatagttaccaataaataaatcattaaacgCATCTGCTGGTAAATTGTTGAGTACATTTCCGAAGTCATGTTCTGTTGGATCCAGAGAAGCAAATACTTCATGATCACTTAACTCGACTTTTAGACCTCCTCCTAGTCCAAGAGAACTTAATCCCAACCCTAAGTTTAAATTCGAAGAGTTTGAGCTTCCTTGTGTTACACTCATATTATTCAATGTCTTAATGTGACTTTCACTAGAGTTCATTTGGCCCATATAATGACTCTCTTCGTGTGCTAAAGTACCTTTGGTCTCTAATTTATTTGCAGGAGgtcgctttcttttctttggcCTGGATTTTGGCTTAGGCCTTGGGATGGTAGGAGATGCTGGTTTTTTCCGTGCTTTCTTTGGTTTAGATTCTTGAGCcttacgattataattatccCTTTTTCTAGCATGCTCTGGACAAAGTGGTAATTCATGTGCAACATCAAACACAGGAATGCAACACTGTGTGTTGTCACTAAATTTGGCAGTGCAATGTTCAAATAAAAGTTGATCTCCATTTAACATAATATGTCGAGAACAATGACGCGTACAAGGTAAGGAAATTTGTTGACATCCTTCAGCACCACATTGTCCTCCTACTAGAAGTGGTCCATCTATTATCTTACTAGTTCCTGGTGAACCACTTAAAGCTCTAGCTGTAGATGCTGGGTCCTTGTAAGCGGCTTCTAATAAACACCTTGCACGTTCACGTAAAAGAACTTCTGAGTCTGAGTCACTTCTATTTAACTGAATCAAACGTCGCCGTAACTGAGATCTTAGTTGAGATAATCTTGCAGATCGATTTAATTCTGTACTTGTATCTCCTGAAAACCAATGGCGTTGATAAACTGTCATCTCGTCTCCACTTGACTCACTATCTGATATTTCTGCTCCTGCTTTTGGATAATATAGCAACGTATGGTCCCGATTTTGTCTCCTTGACCTGAGTCGTTGCAAATTCTCTAAGTGACGTCGTTTATTTTGAactatattagaatatttttgatcTATGCTTCTCCCACCACCATATTCCACATCCAAATCTGTTCTTCTATCTGTAACAGTTCTATATCCTGCACTTGGCACAGGAGTTAgttttgtcctttcttttatacatttgcctttactttttttacaattttgcATCACTTTAGAACTTCTAGTCGGAACTACTGTACAGTTTCTTCCTGCTGCTGTAGTAAATGGTTCTGGTTCACTAAAAATATATGGATCAACATCTTGGTGAGCCTCAGTTTTCAATAAAGCCTTCAAGCGATCTGAAAACTTCAATTTATTGTCCATGTTTGAGTTTCCAGACGTAGGGACCTTCATTGATTGCCACTCTTATTCCAGCCCATTCTATCTGCATTCTCAAATATTCCACACATCAAAATTCTTCTTATCTAGATAAAACTTAGTTTATGCGATATACCAAAACTAACACTTATATAcactttttattatgtaaataatactgaaaatataaaaattaaaaataaattcatttaaattacatcacagttatagattttttttacacttaGGCCTTAAAGCCTTATACATTTGCACTAAAACAATATGTACGCAGAAAGAAACTTGAGTAAAAAATCtcatatattacaaaataatatgtaatattacttAATTGCTAAATATTTTGCTATGTACTTAATCGTCTATTTAaactttacatatatatatatatatatatatggatacatATAAAATCGTCATGGTATGCATATTAATACATTCAAACTACATCCAAATTATATGATTTCAAAATCTGTGTATAGATcctcgataatatatatattactttactAATACTCATAACaagttctttgaaaatatgtttaatatcTCGTGGATAAACGTTTAAGAATTTTCAAACTATACTGTTATTGTATTTGGATTTAGATTTGAATGTACATAGTGTTTACATAGACTCAATTTAAGCAACAAGCATGAGACTATAGTCCATATCTAGATCAGAGTAAAAACAATCCTTGTCTTACATAGCAGTTTATAGCTAACAAATCCTATGCATCTTTAATCAACTGCAATATATGGTGcattaagatataaaatattgctgAAGGAAGTATCAATAATATCTGACAAGTTAAAATCATATTAAGAA containing:
- the LOC122636873 gene encoding INO80 complex subunit D, translating into MKVPTSGNSNMDNKLKFSDRLKALLKTEAHQDVDPYIFSEPEPFTTAAGRNCTVVPTRSSKVMQNCKKSKGKCIKERTKLTPVPSAGYRTVTDRRTDLDVEYGGGRSIDQKYSNIVQNKRRHLENLQRLRSRRQNRDHTLLYYPKAGAEISDSESSGDEMTVYQRHWFSGDTSTELNRSARLSQLRSQLRRRLIQLNRSDSDSEVLLRERARCLLEAAYKDPASTARALSGSPGTSKIIDGPLLVGGQCGAEGCQQISLPCTRHCSRHIMLNGDQLLFEHCTAKFSDNTQCCIPVFDVAHELPLCPEHARKRDNYNRKAQESKPKKARKKPASPTIPRPKPKSRPKKRKRPPANKLETKGTLAHEESHYMGQMNSSESHIKTLNNMSVTQGSSNSSNLNLGLGLSSLGLGGGLKVELSDHEVFASLDPTEHDFGNVLNNLPADAFNDLFIESRNGEYEPSREEEEELERALEAVDKDVRNLERMGQTHGLLEPALLAQLMSDIAS